From the genome of Malus domestica chromosome 04, GDT2T_hap1, one region includes:
- the LOC139195042 gene encoding uncharacterized protein, protein MTPEEAADWEVFKQLFKKRFIPPQYIDHKKQEFTQLKQGKMTANEYYRRFTDLSRYDQEVDANPVKMLRRFRICPAIVRRKKRMGIREEMIKVKVSLLKDLARLKTSSSSSSGGFSATGQRKGGRFSRDGTYSYELSPESAEAPAAFYATTSTDPASSKYPGGYTPYPPIPASGSQWYQGRQPQQVEIASSSAGSLRQYGMPANLILLDIVDFDVILSTDWLHYNLSHIDCYGKTVTFHHPGLPEVTFMGERSRVRHGVISAARVKRLLSKGCLGYLAHVVLNDVASSSMEDVQVVKYFPDVFRDDLPGLPPDQDVEFTIDLLPGTDPVSLTPYRMASIELRELKVQLQELVDKDDSGNFEVYSDASLNGLGCVLMQHGRVIAYASRQLKPHEKNYLTHDLELATIIFALKIWRHYLYGEKSKIFTDHKNLQYLFTQMDLNFRQRRWIELISDYDCTIKYHPGRANVVADALSRKTPIKLNVIYACQVPLLANLRSTRVKLGVEDREEALLVNFRI, encoded by the exons ATGACACCAGAGGAAGCAGCTGACTGGGAAGTGTTTAAACAATTGTTTAAGAAAAGGTTTATTCCTCCGCAGTATATTGATCATAAGAAGCAAGAATTTACTCAATTGAAACAGGGGAAAATGACAGCAAATGAGTATTACAGGAGATTCACTGACTTGTCTCGTTATGATCAGGAAGTTGATGCTAATCCAGTTAAGATGCTTCGTCGTTTCAG AATATGCCCAGCGATagtgaggaggaagaaaaggaTGGGAATCAGAGAagagatgataaaggtaaaggtcagTCTTCTCAAGGACCTTgcaagactcaaaactagttccAGTTCTTCCAGCGGAGGTTTTAGTGCCACTGGTCAAAGGAAAGGTGGTAGATTTTCAAGAG ATGGGACATATAGTTATGAATTGTCCCcagaatcagcagaggccccaGCAGCCTTCTATGCCACCACCAGCACCGATCCAGCAAGTTCCAAG TATCCTGGAGGGTATACGCCGTATCCTCCCATTCCAGCTAGTGGATCTCAATGGTACCAAGGACGACAACCCCAACAAGTAGAGATTGCTTCCAGTAGTGCAGGATCTTTAAGGCAATATG gtatgccagctaatcttatcttgttagatattgttgattttgatgtgatatTAAGcacagattggttgcattataatcttTCCCATATAGATTGCTACGGGAAAACAGTTACTTTCCATCatcctggattacctgaagttacttttatgggtgaacgtagtagggtgaggcatggtgttatttctgctgCAAGAGTAAAAAGGTTGTTATCAAAAGGTTGCCTGGGATATTTAGCTCATGTAGTGCTGAATGATGTTGCTTCTAGTAGTATGGAGGATGTTCAAGTAGTCAAATATTTTCCTGATGTATTCCGGgatgatttacctggattgccgccagaccAAGACGtggagttcactattgatttgcttccaggtacggatcctgtatctttgactccatatagaatggcttctattgaattgagggaattgaaagtccagttgcaggaattagtcgataaag atgatagtggtaattttgaggtttatagtgatgcttccctaaatggtctaggttgtgtgttgatgcaacatggtagggtgattgcttatgcttcacgACAATTGAagcctcatgagaagaattaccttacTCATGATCTGGAGTTAGCAACtattatctttgctttgaagatttggagacattatctttatggtgagaaatctaagatcttcacagatcataagaatcttcagtatctttttactcagaTGGATCTTAATTTTCGACAacgaaggtggattgagttgattagtgattatgattgcacgattaagtatcaccctggtcgtgcaaatgtggtggctgatgcacttagtaggaagactccaATTAAACTTAATGTCATTTATGCTTGCCAAGTTCCTCTTCTTGCTAATTTGAGGTCCACTAGAGTgaagttaggagtggaagatcgagaggaAGCCTTACTTGTAAattttcgcatatag